Proteins encoded by one window of Nicotiana tabacum cultivar K326 chromosome 10, ASM71507v2, whole genome shotgun sequence:
- the LOC142165064 gene encoding uncharacterized protein LOC142165064, whose amino-acid sequence MVESINSVLLKGREMPILRMFDFIQEKLGEWFYKWRKKANETFHGVSVWGEEEMTKKMDLARKMFVFNFDSILFRINSEGIEFIVDLNKRTCDCLEFQIDELPCPHAIAVINKRYLQKSDYCSNWYSKETWLKTYEGYVNTVGDKKSWDISQNVQSKITKPPDVEILQGRRQIKRHIPATELVH is encoded by the exons ATGGTAGAATCAATAAATTCTGTTTTACTAAAAGGGAGAGAAATGCCTATTTTAAGAATGTTTGATTTCATCCAAGAAAAGTTGGGAGAGTGGTTTTACAAATGGAGAAAAAAAGCAAATGAAACTTTTCACGGAGTATCAGTATGGGGAGAAGAAGAGATGACTAAGAAGATGGACTTGGCTCGCAAAATGTtt gTGTTCAACTTTGATTCAATATTGTTTAGAATAAATAGTGAAGGAATCGAATTCATTGTGGACTTAAATAAGAGAACTTGTGACTGCCTCGAATTCCAAATTGATGAATTGCCCTGTCCACATGCAATTGCTGTTATTAATAAGAGATATTTGCAGAAATCtgattactgctcaaattggtatTCAAAGGAAACATGGTTGAAAACATATGAAGGATATGTGAATACCGTGGGAGATAAAAAATCATGGGATATATCACAAAATGTACAATCTAAGATCACAAAACCTCCCGATGTAGAGATTTTACAAGGAAGAAGACAAATAAAGAGGCATATCCCTGCGACTGAATTAGTACATTGA